In Numidum massiliense, a single genomic region encodes these proteins:
- the leuB gene encoding 3-isopropylmalate dehydrogenase, with the protein MAKEKRIAVLPGDGIGAEIVAEAVKVLERVADIFDYEFTFDYGSIGGAAIDETGAPLPAETLELAKQADAVLLGAVGGPKWDQLPGHLRPEKALLTLRKELELYANLRPAAPHEELIASSTLKEAVVRGVDLLVVRELTGGLYFGEKKREQSADGEVAIDTLVYSEREVERIVRKAFDIARLRRKHLTSVDKANVLESSRLWRSVVEQVAPDYPDVTLEHMLVDNCAMQLVRRPKAFDVIVTENMFGDILSDEAAILTGSIGMLPSASLGVGNRGLYEPVHGSAPDIAGLGKANPMATVLSVAMMLKYSFGDEAAADAIERAVARVLSSGLRTADLVAPGQKALSTEACGDKIVANLEQ; encoded by the coding sequence GTGGCGAAAGAGAAGCGAATCGCAGTATTGCCCGGTGACGGGATCGGGGCAGAAATAGTTGCAGAAGCCGTCAAAGTACTGGAACGTGTGGCAGACATTTTTGATTACGAGTTTACGTTTGATTACGGCAGCATCGGCGGTGCGGCGATCGATGAGACGGGCGCCCCGCTCCCCGCTGAAACGTTGGAACTCGCTAAACAGGCGGACGCGGTGTTGCTTGGCGCGGTCGGCGGTCCGAAGTGGGATCAGTTGCCGGGTCATTTGCGGCCGGAAAAAGCGCTGCTCACCTTGCGCAAGGAGCTAGAACTGTACGCCAACTTGCGACCGGCAGCGCCGCACGAAGAACTCATCGCCAGTTCGACGTTAAAAGAAGCTGTCGTGCGCGGAGTCGACTTACTCGTCGTGCGGGAGTTGACGGGCGGCCTATACTTCGGGGAGAAAAAGCGTGAGCAGTCGGCTGATGGCGAAGTGGCGATCGATACGCTCGTATACAGTGAACGCGAAGTGGAACGCATCGTGCGCAAGGCGTTTGACATCGCCCGCTTGCGCCGCAAGCACTTGACGTCGGTCGATAAGGCGAACGTGTTAGAGAGCTCGCGCCTGTGGCGTTCCGTCGTGGAACAGGTCGCGCCGGATTACCCCGACGTGACGCTTGAGCATATGTTAGTCGACAACTGTGCCATGCAACTCGTACGCCGACCGAAGGCGTTCGACGTCATCGTGACTGAAAATATGTTTGGTGATATTCTAAGCGATGAAGCTGCAATTTTAACAGGATCGATCGGTATGTTGCCTTCTGCCAGTTTAGGTGTCGGCAATCGCGGACTGTACGAACCGGTACACGGCTCTGCTCCCGACATCGCAGGGCTGGGAAAGGCTAACCCAATGGCGACCGTCCTGTCCGTTGCGATGATGCTCAAGTACTCGTTCGGCGACGAGGCTGCAGCAGACGCGATCGAACGAGCGGTGGCGCGCGTTCTAAGCAGTGGATTGCGTACGGCCGATCTCGTAGCACCGGGGCAAAAGGCGCTCAGTACGGAAGCATGTGGCGACAAAATTGTCGCTAATCTAGAACAGTAA
- a CDS encoding Hsp20/alpha crystallin family protein, with product MPKLTPWFSSPNDILRMWRDMLGHAFSQSLELPAWLNSDTYETDSEWVCMMEIPGLTPQHEVDVRVQNGSLVVTGNSQDVRKNAFDCGKTHYQMAMSFSQVIPLPNHLQVEKLATELDGQVLTVRIPKRHRGKRHRRMHGR from the coding sequence GTGCCCAAACTAACGCCGTGGTTTTCTTCTCCTAACGACATCTTGCGCATGTGGCGCGATATGTTAGGCCACGCCTTTTCCCAGTCGCTAGAACTGCCAGCGTGGCTAAACAGCGATACGTATGAGACCGATTCCGAGTGGGTGTGTATGATGGAAATTCCCGGGCTCACCCCGCAGCACGAAGTGGACGTGCGCGTACAGAACGGGTCGCTCGTCGTAACCGGAAACAGCCAGGACGTTCGGAAAAATGCCTTCGACTGCGGAAAAACGCATTACCAAATGGCGATGTCGTTTAGTCAGGTGATCCCGCTTCCTAATCATTTACAGGTGGAAAAGCTTGCAACTGAATTAGACGGCCAGGTACTTACCGTACGCATTCCGAAACGGCATAGGGGAAAAAGACATCGCCGCATGCACGGCCGTTGA
- a CDS encoding M42 family metallopeptidase: MGEQCEKEQQTLNLYRRLTEAPGVPGHEAPVRHIMSELMAPYADELTVDNLGSLIARKQGEANGPRIMLAGHMDEVGFMVTRITEGGFLKFLPLGGWWNQVMLAQRVRVLTRKGELMGVIGSKPPHVLPAEERKKPVKIEDMFIDVGALSKEEAESFGIRPGDSVVPDCPFTEMANPKMLMAKAWDNRFGCIVALEVLRQLHEQQHPNTVFSVATVQEEVGLRGAQTSVHTVKPDIAFAIDVGIDGSTPGMKPDDSQGEIGKGPQITLYDATMIAHRGLREFVIETAESEGIPYQFEAMPGGGTDAGRFFLHGQGVPSLAICVPTRYIHSHASIIHRDDIDHTVRLLVALIKKMDRQAVDHIMNNPH, encoded by the coding sequence GTGGGAGAGCAATGCGAGAAAGAACAACAGACGTTAAATTTATACCGGCGCTTAACGGAAGCGCCTGGCGTTCCCGGGCACGAGGCACCGGTGCGTCACATCATGAGCGAGCTGATGGCGCCGTACGCGGACGAACTGACCGTGGACAACTTGGGTAGCTTGATTGCGCGCAAGCAAGGTGAGGCGAACGGACCGCGCATTATGTTAGCCGGACATATGGACGAGGTCGGCTTTATGGTCACGCGCATTACCGAAGGAGGGTTCCTGAAGTTTTTACCGCTCGGCGGCTGGTGGAATCAAGTCATGCTCGCGCAGCGCGTACGCGTACTCACGCGCAAAGGTGAATTGATGGGCGTGATCGGTTCTAAACCGCCACACGTGCTACCGGCAGAGGAGCGGAAAAAACCGGTCAAAATCGAAGACATGTTCATCGATGTCGGCGCGTTAAGTAAAGAAGAAGCCGAATCGTTCGGCATCCGTCCCGGCGACTCTGTCGTTCCAGACTGTCCGTTTACGGAAATGGCCAATCCAAAAATGCTGATGGCAAAAGCGTGGGACAACCGCTTCGGTTGTATCGTCGCCTTGGAGGTGCTGCGCCAACTGCACGAGCAGCAGCATCCAAATACCGTCTTCAGCGTCGCCACAGTGCAAGAAGAGGTCGGCCTGCGCGGGGCGCAAACGTCGGTTCACACCGTCAAACCGGACATCGCCTTTGCGATCGACGTCGGAATCGACGGCTCGACCCCGGGGATGAAGCCGGACGATTCGCAAGGGGAAATTGGTAAAGGACCGCAAATTACGCTGTACGACGCGACGATGATCGCACACCGCGGCTTGCGGGAATTCGTCATTGAAACAGCGGAAAGCGAAGGCATTCCGTACCAATTTGAAGCGATGCCAGGCGGCGGCACAGACGCCGGGAGATTCTTTTTGCACGGTCAAGGCGTACCTTCACTCGCCATTTGCGTGCCGACTCGTTACATTCATTCGCATGCGTCGATCATTCACCGCGACGACATCGACCATACGGTGCGTCTACTCGTCGCTCTCATAAAGAAAATGGATCGCCAGGCGGTCGACCACATTATGAATAACCCGCATTAA
- the sspI gene encoding small acid-soluble spore protein SspI — MGLESIDIRQAVIHNIYEMDEKQLHEMVVDSIEQHEEKLLPGLGVVFELIWQNSDTENKRQMIETLHEHLPQEPQKPF; from the coding sequence TTGGGACTGGAAAGTATCGATATTCGTCAGGCAGTCATTCACAACATTTACGAAATGGATGAAAAACAGCTGCACGAGATGGTCGTCGATTCAATCGAACAGCACGAGGAAAAACTGTTACCTGGCCTAGGAGTCGTGTTTGAACTCATTTGGCAAAACAGCGACACTGAAAACAAGCGGCAAATGATCGAGACACTGCACGAACATTTGCCGCAGGAACCACAAAAACCGTTTTAG
- a CDS encoding TrmH family RNA methyltransferase — protein MQVIEITSPQNDKLKQWRKLQQSRKERYRRRQLLVEGDKLLAEARASDCAFHAVLCDADADQSPVRDWQQWALRQHIPFYRVRGALFRQLMETDTPQGIAAVIDMPARPRFQPDRVPSLVLLLDRIQDPGNLGAILRTADAAGVSFVGLGKGTVDPFNPKVVRSAAGALFHLAFDTVDLPQWMAQFRQAGGTVFGTEVREGDVHYRVHYPLQTAILMGNEGQGVASGLLQLIDRKVRIPLPGRAESLNVATASAVLLYEVVRQWDKI, from the coding sequence ATGCAAGTCATCGAGATAACTTCACCACAGAACGACAAGCTGAAACAGTGGCGTAAATTGCAGCAAAGCCGCAAAGAGCGATACCGCCGAAGGCAACTCCTTGTCGAAGGGGACAAGCTGCTCGCCGAGGCGCGGGCGAGCGATTGTGCGTTTCACGCTGTTTTATGCGACGCGGACGCAGATCAGTCTCCCGTGCGCGACTGGCAACAGTGGGCGCTTAGGCAGCACATCCCGTTTTACCGCGTGCGCGGCGCCCTTTTTCGCCAGCTAATGGAGACAGACACGCCGCAAGGGATCGCTGCCGTCATCGACATGCCAGCAAGGCCGCGTTTTCAACCGGATCGCGTGCCATCGCTCGTCTTGCTGCTCGACCGCATTCAAGATCCCGGTAACCTCGGCGCGATTTTGCGTACTGCGGACGCTGCGGGCGTATCGTTTGTCGGCCTCGGAAAAGGAACGGTGGATCCGTTTAACCCGAAAGTCGTCCGTTCAGCCGCGGGCGCACTGTTCCACTTAGCTTTCGATACCGTCGATCTGCCGCAGTGGATGGCGCAGTTTCGCCAAGCGGGCGGCACCGTCTTCGGGACAGAAGTGCGCGAGGGGGACGTGCATTACCGCGTACACTACCCGTTGCAGACGGCGATCTTAATGGGGAACGAAGGGCAAGGGGTCGCGTCCGGCTTATTGCAGTTAATCGACCGCAAGGTGCGGATCCCACTCCCTGGCCGGGCGGAGTCCCTTAACGTGGCGACGGCGAGTGCCGTGCTGTTATACGAAGTCGTACGGCAGTGGGATAAGATTTAA
- the pheS gene encoding phenylalanine--tRNA ligase subunit alpha codes for MRERLLALKDKALEAVQRISTTKELSDLSVKYLGKKGDLTQLMRQIGKLAPEERPAMGQHVNDVRRAMEQAFATREAELKERALAEQLAKEEIDVTLPGRAFDLGSIHPLTGIIEQIEDIFIGMGFEVADGPLVEWDYYNFEAMNMPKHHPARDMQDTFYITEDILLRTHTSAVQARVMESRKGEVPVKIICPGFVFRRDDDDATHSHMFTQIEGLVVDEGVSMSHLNGVLETFVHKMYGEERRVRFRPSFFSFVEPGTEVDVSCANCGGEGCRICKHTGWLEILGAGMVHPRVLEMCGYDAEKYTGFAFGMGIERVAMLKYGIDNIRDYFNSDLRFLRQFSTL; via the coding sequence ATGCGCGAGCGACTGTTAGCGTTGAAGGACAAAGCGTTAGAGGCAGTGCAACGCATTAGTACGACAAAAGAGTTATCCGATTTGTCAGTGAAATATTTAGGAAAAAAAGGCGACCTCACGCAACTGATGCGGCAAATCGGCAAGCTGGCTCCCGAGGAGCGACCAGCGATGGGGCAGCACGTGAACGACGTGCGGCGTGCAATGGAACAGGCTTTTGCGACGCGAGAGGCAGAACTGAAAGAACGGGCGTTAGCGGAGCAGTTGGCCAAAGAGGAGATCGACGTCACCTTGCCGGGGCGCGCCTTCGACTTGGGCAGTATCCATCCGTTAACGGGCATAATTGAACAAATTGAAGACATTTTTATTGGCATGGGATTTGAAGTTGCCGACGGACCGCTCGTCGAGTGGGACTATTACAACTTTGAAGCGATGAACATGCCGAAACACCACCCAGCCCGCGATATGCAGGATACGTTTTACATTACAGAAGACATCTTGCTGCGGACGCATACGTCGGCGGTACAGGCGCGGGTCATGGAGAGCCGCAAAGGTGAAGTACCGGTAAAAATTATTTGTCCTGGATTCGTTTTTCGCCGCGACGACGATGACGCGACCCACTCACATATGTTTACGCAAATCGAAGGGTTGGTCGTCGACGAAGGGGTTTCGATGAGCCACTTAAACGGCGTGCTAGAAACGTTTGTGCATAAAATGTACGGCGAGGAACGGCGCGTGCGCTTCCGGCCGAGCTTCTTCTCCTTCGTCGAGCCGGGGACAGAAGTCGACGTATCGTGTGCCAACTGCGGCGGCGAAGGATGTCGCATCTGCAAACATACCGGATGGTTAGAAATATTAGGTGCGGGAATGGTTCATCCGCGCGTACTCGAAATGTGTGGCTACGATGCGGAAAAATATACCGGGTTCGCCTTTGGCATGGGCATTGAGCGCGTGGCGATGCTCAAATACGGTATTGACAATATTCGCGATTACTTTAACAGCGACCTGCGCTTTTTGCGGCAGTTTAGTACTCTATAA
- the pheT gene encoding phenylalanine--tRNA ligase subunit beta, with the protein MLVSMEWLAQYVDIEGLTARDIADKLTLGGVEVDLIHARDTGLKNVVVGYVTDKEAHPNADKLSVCQVDIGEGDPVTIVCGAPNVAQGQYVPVAKVGGVLPDIKIKKAKLRGVESQGMICSAQELGLDEKMLSKEQAEGILALSGTPEVGTDITDHLGLNDEVLELDLTPNRADCLSMIGVAYEVAALFDRELKLPEVDQESQGEPQSVTEGTGEELPAAVRLEAGDDCPLYALQVVKNVSLGPSPQWMQNRLTAAGIRPINNVVDITNYVMLEYGQPLHAFDYEKVTNGTIVVRHAADGETFVTLDGVERTLGASTVLITDGERPVAIGGVMGGENSEITSDTHTVLLESAYFNAPSISKTSRQLGLRTEASARFEKKVDPERVLPALRRATALLCAYAGGKVASREVSEQVGEAAPKAVRLSYKRMEELLGTAIAREQVKAIFDRLRFSYEEQGDHLLVTAPTRRPDISIEVDLIEEVARLYGYDNIPKKLLEGRGTIGRLTGEQKVKRNIRRTLQGLGLNEVVTYALTSPEKAQEVASLHEDVRPVRLQLPMSEARSELRTGLLPHLIEAAEYNAHRQQERVALFELGRTFTTEEEELTELPQETEELAGIFYGPRQTPDWLEKEKQLDFYAVKGVLDALFARLGIEGTSYVTREYSGFHPGRTAEIRLGDTSLGCIGQLHPHVAAAHDLPDCYAFQLQLKPIYKAATADTVRYAALPRYPAVTRDMAVVVDRGVPVAALVETIKRTGRQLESVAVFDVFTGIQIGSDKKSVAFSLVYRDPVRTLTDDEISAQHKEVVEALRAQHGAKLR; encoded by the coding sequence ATGCTCGTTTCGATGGAATGGTTAGCGCAATACGTCGACATCGAAGGCCTAACGGCCCGCGATATTGCCGACAAGCTGACGCTGGGTGGGGTAGAAGTCGACCTTATCCACGCGCGCGATACCGGGTTAAAAAATGTCGTTGTCGGCTACGTCACCGATAAAGAGGCACATCCGAACGCGGACAAACTAAGCGTGTGCCAAGTGGACATCGGCGAAGGAGATCCGGTGACGATCGTTTGCGGGGCGCCGAACGTGGCGCAAGGGCAGTACGTTCCGGTAGCAAAAGTCGGCGGTGTACTACCCGATATAAAAATAAAAAAAGCGAAATTGCGCGGCGTCGAGTCGCAAGGGATGATATGCTCGGCGCAAGAACTCGGACTCGATGAAAAAATGCTCAGTAAAGAGCAGGCGGAAGGCATTCTCGCGTTGTCGGGGACGCCGGAAGTCGGTACAGACATCACCGACCATTTGGGTCTCAACGATGAAGTGTTGGAACTCGATTTGACCCCGAATCGCGCCGACTGTTTAAGTATGATCGGCGTCGCTTACGAAGTGGCGGCTTTGTTTGACCGGGAGTTAAAGTTACCGGAAGTGGATCAGGAAAGTCAAGGTGAGCCGCAGTCTGTAACGGAAGGTACCGGTGAGGAGTTGCCGGCGGCGGTTCGCTTGGAAGCGGGTGACGACTGTCCGCTGTACGCATTGCAAGTGGTGAAAAATGTGAGCCTCGGGCCTTCACCGCAATGGATGCAAAACCGGTTGACGGCGGCCGGCATTCGTCCGATCAACAACGTCGTCGACATTACGAACTACGTCATGCTCGAATACGGGCAACCGCTGCACGCTTTTGATTATGAAAAAGTGACGAACGGAACGATCGTCGTGCGACACGCGGCGGATGGGGAAACGTTCGTCACGTTGGACGGCGTCGAACGCACCCTGGGCGCATCGACAGTACTCATTACTGACGGCGAGCGGCCAGTCGCCATCGGCGGTGTGATGGGCGGGGAAAACTCGGAAATTACGTCTGATACACATACGGTGTTGCTTGAATCGGCCTATTTTAACGCCCCATCGATTAGTAAAACGTCGCGGCAGCTCGGCTTACGGACAGAAGCGAGTGCGCGGTTTGAGAAAAAAGTCGACCCGGAGCGAGTGCTTCCGGCGCTACGGCGGGCGACGGCGCTCCTTTGTGCGTACGCCGGTGGCAAAGTCGCATCGAGAGAAGTAAGCGAACAAGTCGGTGAGGCCGCACCGAAGGCGGTGAGGCTCAGCTATAAGCGGATGGAGGAACTACTCGGGACGGCGATTGCCCGAGAACAAGTGAAAGCTATTTTTGATCGCCTGCGCTTCTCGTATGAGGAACAAGGGGATCATCTACTCGTGACGGCACCGACGCGGCGGCCGGACATCTCCATCGAAGTCGATCTTATCGAAGAGGTAGCGCGCCTGTACGGTTACGATAACATCCCGAAAAAGCTGCTCGAAGGGCGTGGCACGATCGGACGTTTAACGGGTGAACAAAAAGTGAAGCGGAACATCCGCCGCACATTGCAAGGGCTTGGGCTTAACGAAGTCGTCACGTACGCCTTGACCTCCCCGGAAAAGGCGCAAGAAGTCGCTTCGCTACACGAAGACGTGCGCCCGGTGCGCCTACAGTTGCCGATGAGTGAAGCGCGCAGTGAACTAAGGACGGGACTCCTTCCACACCTCATCGAAGCGGCTGAATACAACGCGCACCGCCAGCAAGAGCGGGTCGCCCTGTTTGAACTGGGGCGGACGTTTACGACCGAAGAAGAAGAGCTGACGGAGTTGCCACAAGAGACGGAAGAGTTGGCTGGTATCTTTTACGGTCCGCGGCAAACGCCCGACTGGTTGGAAAAAGAGAAGCAACTTGACTTTTATGCGGTGAAGGGTGTCCTCGACGCGCTGTTTGCGCGATTAGGGATCGAAGGAACTAGTTACGTCACGCGCGAATACAGCGGGTTCCACCCGGGGAGGACGGCGGAAATCCGGCTAGGAGACACTTCTCTCGGCTGTATAGGGCAACTTCATCCGCACGTTGCTGCGGCACACGATTTGCCGGACTGTTACGCCTTTCAGTTGCAGCTTAAGCCGATCTACAAGGCGGCGACGGCCGATACGGTCCGTTATGCGGCCTTGCCCCGTTACCCAGCAGTGACGCGCGACATGGCTGTCGTCGTCGACAGAGGTGTCCCCGTCGCCGCACTTGTCGAGACGATTAAACGTACGGGGCGGCAATTAGAGTCGGTCGCCGTGTTCGACGTCTTTACCGGCATCCAAATTGGCAGTGACAAAAAAAGTGTCGCCTTCTCCCTCGTTTACCGCGATCCCGTACGGACGCTCACCGATGACGAGATTAGCGCACAACATAAAGAGGTCGTTGAGGCGCTTCGAGCGCAGCACGGGGCGAAGCTTCGCTAA
- the zapA gene encoding cell division protein ZapA translates to MGEGKKRLTVTIFGQKYTLVGSESPEYMRALASYVDETMNRIGQANARLDTVRLAILTAVNIADDYQQLRLYCEELEKQLAAERQQKQENHTNKKKHP, encoded by the coding sequence GTGGGAGAAGGAAAAAAAAGGTTGACGGTAACGATCTTTGGTCAAAAATATACGCTAGTTGGCAGTGAAAGCCCTGAATATATGCGTGCGTTAGCGAGTTACGTCGATGAGACGATGAATCGCATCGGACAAGCAAATGCGCGTTTAGATACGGTGAGACTTGCAATTTTAACCGCGGTGAACATCGCCGACGACTATCAACAGCTACGACTTTATTGTGAAGAATTAGAGAAACAACTTGCTGCTGAGCGCCAACAGAAACAAGAGAACCATACGAATAAGAAAAAACATCCATAA
- a CDS encoding CvpA family protein, with protein sequence MIVIITRTVLVGVRRGFILQAARLLGFLLVIYVAFTYGPSLADFLSKYIQFPKATTESTSWFAGLPTDALLTRLVAFAILVLLTKYIVNLLANTMNKFMNLPGLNTVNRVAGVALALVQMTIILLLVLNTLNLLSGPKMESLLHHSFIASWLLAISPKISEWLIQWTTGLP encoded by the coding sequence ATTATCGTTATAATAACAAGAACGGTTTTAGTAGGAGTCCGGCGCGGCTTCATTTTGCAGGCCGCTCGTTTACTTGGTTTTTTGTTAGTCATTTATGTCGCCTTTACCTATGGTCCGTCTCTTGCAGATTTTCTATCGAAGTATATTCAGTTTCCGAAGGCGACGACCGAGTCTACGTCATGGTTTGCCGGGCTACCGACCGACGCACTGTTAACACGGCTCGTGGCTTTTGCCATACTCGTTTTACTTACGAAATACATCGTGAACTTACTCGCTAACACAATGAACAAATTTATGAATTTGCCTGGTTTAAACACTGTAAACCGGGTAGCCGGTGTCGCGCTCGCCCTCGTACAAATGACCATTATTCTTTTGCTAGTGTTGAACACGCTCAATTTACTTTCGGGACCGAAAATGGAGTCGCTGCTACACCATTCGTTTATCGCTTCGTGGCTCCTCGCCATCTCCCCGAAAATTTCCGAGTGGTTGATTCAGTGGACGACAGGGTTGCCGTAA
- the polX gene encoding DNA polymerase/3'-5' exonuclease PolX, with the protein MLLSNRDVATIIFTLADYMEVDGANPFRVNAYRRAAQAVENLKSPLNEQLDELTSIEGIGRGTAAVIREIALTGELQLLDEYKAKVPASVMQLLHIPGLGPKTVKTVFQKLGVTDIPSLKQAIVAGNVRKLPGFGPKKEANILAGIERFGKRPERLLLGQALPLAEALHAHIQVIPGVEKACLAGSVRRMRETVKDVDLIVATTDPVRVATAIVRLPDVAEVISHGETKVTILFDSEQLLQVDVRLVKPAQFATTLHHFTGSKEHNVRIRQLAKQKGWKVNEYGVERQSDAEIVTFPSETAFYEQLGLPYIPPELREGEALPDDVPALVQLSDIKGDLHMHTVWSDGHHSVRQMAEAARAKGYKYIAITDHSRSLRVAGGLSIEELLAQREEIVAVNRELTDIRVLAGVEMDILADGRLDYPDDVLQSLDYVIAAVHSGLQQDARTMTRRLLAAIENPYVHQIAHPTGRLLNRRDPYAFDVEEVFRRAGETGTILELNANPNRLDLNDRLLRRATEDFGVKIAVNTDAHRVENLDLMRYGIGTARRGWLTGADVVNAWSPDKLFAYLQRKRH; encoded by the coding sequence GTGTTGCTCAGTAATCGGGATGTGGCTACGATCATCTTTACGTTAGCAGACTATATGGAAGTCGACGGCGCGAACCCGTTCCGCGTGAACGCTTACCGGCGCGCAGCGCAGGCGGTTGAAAATTTGAAAAGCCCATTAAACGAGCAACTGGACGAATTGACGTCCATCGAGGGGATCGGCCGAGGAACTGCCGCCGTGATTCGGGAAATCGCCCTAACGGGTGAGTTGCAACTGTTGGACGAATACAAGGCGAAGGTGCCCGCGAGTGTGATGCAATTACTACACATTCCCGGCCTTGGACCAAAAACGGTGAAAACAGTCTTCCAAAAGCTAGGTGTTACCGACATTCCTTCTCTCAAACAGGCGATTGTGGCAGGGAACGTGCGTAAGTTACCCGGGTTCGGCCCGAAGAAAGAGGCCAACATCTTAGCGGGCATTGAGCGGTTCGGTAAGCGTCCGGAACGGTTGCTGCTCGGACAAGCGTTGCCGCTTGCGGAAGCGTTGCACGCGCACATTCAAGTAATCCCCGGGGTGGAAAAGGCTTGCTTGGCGGGAAGTGTACGGCGCATGCGCGAGACGGTAAAAGACGTCGACCTGATCGTCGCGACGACGGATCCGGTACGCGTGGCGACTGCGATCGTCCGGCTACCAGATGTTGCGGAAGTTATTAGTCACGGGGAGACGAAGGTCACGATTTTGTTCGATAGTGAACAGCTGTTGCAAGTCGATGTGCGACTCGTGAAGCCCGCGCAGTTTGCGACGACGTTGCACCACTTCACCGGTTCGAAAGAACATAACGTGCGCATACGGCAACTCGCTAAGCAAAAAGGGTGGAAGGTGAATGAATACGGTGTGGAGCGACAGAGTGATGCGGAGATCGTGACGTTCCCATCGGAGACTGCTTTTTACGAACAACTCGGTCTCCCTTATATACCGCCGGAATTGCGGGAAGGGGAAGCTTTACCTGATGACGTGCCAGCACTCGTGCAACTTAGCGACATTAAGGGCGATTTGCACATGCACACCGTGTGGAGTGACGGTCACCATTCGGTTCGCCAGATGGCAGAAGCTGCGCGGGCGAAGGGTTATAAGTACATTGCGATTACAGACCATTCGCGATCGTTGCGCGTTGCAGGCGGACTAAGTATTGAGGAGCTACTCGCGCAACGAGAAGAAATTGTTGCGGTAAACCGCGAACTAACTGACATTCGCGTACTTGCCGGAGTGGAGATGGACATTTTAGCCGACGGGCGACTCGACTACCCGGACGACGTCTTGCAATCGCTCGATTACGTCATCGCGGCCGTGCACAGTGGGCTGCAACAAGATGCGCGCACGATGACGAGGCGTTTGTTAGCAGCGATCGAAAACCCGTACGTGCACCAGATCGCCCACCCGACGGGCCGACTATTGAACCGGCGCGACCCGTACGCTTTCGATGTGGAGGAAGTGTTTAGACGAGCTGGAGAGACGGGAACAATTCTCGAGTTGAACGCCAATCCGAACCGCCTTGACTTGAACGATCGCTTACTCCGGCGGGCGACCGAAGATTTTGGGGTAAAAATTGCCGTCAATACGGATGCGCACCGCGTGGAAAATTTAGATTTGATGCGTTACGGCATCGGCACCGCCCGCCGCGGATGGCTCACGGGCGCCGACGTCGTCAACGCGTGGTCGCCTGACAAGTTGTTCGCTTATTTACAAAGGAAGCGACATTAA
- the sleB gene encoding spore cortex-lytic enzyme has product MFAKRETLSRQTSQQAFGKHTLKVGARGGDVYELQGRLKLLGFYTGKIDGIFSWRTYWAVRHFQYEFRLRVDGIVGPKTKLKLWKATKHWRPGPSARGPKVVPRKGARRAAPRVTAWTKRKTVIQNSNGFSKNDIRIIANAVHGEARGEPYIGKVAVAAVILNRIDNSQFPNTPSQVIFEPRAFTAVSDGQIWLAPNKEAVKAVRDAINGWDPTGGALYYYNPAKTTSMWIYSRPVIKRIGKHIFAH; this is encoded by the coding sequence ATGTTTGCGAAACGAGAAACATTGAGCCGACAGACGTCGCAGCAAGCGTTTGGCAAACACACGTTGAAAGTCGGCGCGCGGGGGGGGGACGTTTACGAATTGCAAGGCCGGTTAAAATTACTCGGTTTTTATACCGGTAAAATCGACGGCATTTTTAGTTGGCGCACGTACTGGGCCGTCCGCCATTTTCAATATGAGTTCCGCCTTCGGGTGGACGGGATTGTCGGTCCGAAGACAAAATTAAAACTGTGGAAGGCAACAAAACATTGGCGTCCGGGACCTTCGGCGCGGGGGCCGAAGGTCGTACCGCGAAAAGGTGCAAGGCGGGCGGCTCCGCGGGTGACTGCTTGGACAAAACGCAAGACGGTGATTCAAAACAGCAATGGATTTTCGAAGAACGACATTCGAATCATCGCCAACGCGGTACACGGAGAGGCGAGAGGTGAACCTTATATCGGGAAAGTGGCTGTTGCCGCCGTCATTTTGAACCGCATCGACAATAGTCAATTTCCGAACACGCCATCACAAGTCATTTTTGAGCCGCGTGCGTTTACTGCTGTTTCCGACGGACAAATATGGTTGGCACCGAACAAAGAGGCGGTCAAGGCAGTGCGCGATGCGATCAACGGATGGGATCCGACGGGTGGCGCACTGTACTACTACAACCCGGCGAAGACGACGAGTATGTGGATTTACAGTCGTCCAGTCATTAAACGGATTGGCAAGCACATTTTTGCCCACTGA